The following coding sequences lie in one Silene latifolia isolate original U9 population chromosome 5, ASM4854445v1, whole genome shotgun sequence genomic window:
- the LOC141657956 gene encoding uncharacterized protein LOC141657956, with protein MVTLRKLAAILDATGVASPAVFVTDRELGLISALEQVFHRAEHLLCRWHVNKAVNAKALTTYQTETMRKFVISNDESGWFKVINSTTEESFQRAWQCFQRKWPKMVDYVRTAWGPHAGKFVLCYTNEVLHFGNTATSRVESAHSLLKAWLKSKHLTLDSMWSRIHGMLESQHSKIKKELEDEMSKPRRTSRTFSLLQGNVSTKAIELMEKELTRGLGLGIGLNNRCRHVMRTTHGLPCACNLVSLHGKGRRVHLQDIHVFWKTLVYDIPQQMPKNDGDLWDELANDMRHKGP; from the coding sequence ATGGTCACATTGAGAAAGTTAGCTGCGATTTTAGATGCCACCGGAGTTGCGTCCCCTGCTGTATTTGTCACCGACCGGGAATTGGGTTTGATCAGCGCTCTTGAGCAAGTATTTCACCGGGCTGAGCATTTGTTGTGTAGATGGCATGTGAACAAAGCCGTCAATGCAAAAGCCTTGACAACATACCAAACTGAAACTATGAGGAAATTTGTCATCTCAAATGATGAATCCGGTTGGTTTAAGGTGATCAATTCAACCACCGAGGAATCGTTTCAGCGTGCGTGGCAGTGTTTCCAACGTAAGTGGCCAAAAATGGTGGATTATGTACGGACAGCATGGGGTCCACACGCAGGGAAGTTCGTTTTATGCTATACAAACGAGGTCTTACATTTTGGTAACACGGCAACTTCCCGTGTTGAGTCAGCACATTCTCTATTGAAGGCTTGGTTGAAGTCAAAGCATCTCACACTTGACTCCATGTGGTCCCGTATCCACGGCATGCTTGAAAGTCAACACTCGAAGATTAAGAAAGAACTCGAAGATGAAATGAGTAAACCTAGGAGAACATCTCGTACTTTCTCCTTATTGCAAGGAAACGTGTCTACTAAGGCCATAGAGTTAATGGAGAAAGAACTTACTAGAGGCCTTGGTTTGGGTATCGGATTGAATAATCGTTGCCGACACGTGATGCGAACGACTCATGGATTACCTTGTGCATGCAATTTGGTATCTTTGCACGGAAAAGGTAGGAGGGTCCATCTCCAGGATATTCATGTCTTTTGGAAGACATTGGTGTATGATATTCCTCAACAAATGCCGAAAAATGACGGTGATTTATGGGATGAATTAGCGAATGATATGAGGCACAAAGGACCCTAA
- the LOC141656423 gene encoding beta-glucosidase 16-like isoform X3: MKKGLVIGMFFLIRLEDIKLLEDLGVDTYRFSISWARILPRGRFGKINPGGVAFYNKIIDNLLLKGIEPFVTIHHFDYPQELEERYGGWLSPLMQDDLVHFAKICFEEFGDRVKHWVTINEPNIFTYNAYVKGTFPPGHCSAPFGNCSAGNSDVEPLIVVHNMLLAHAKAVHLYRHQFQPKQHGRIGIVAYTASYIPYRDDNFSRQAVERAYTNLVAWILDPVIYGEYPPLMRKYHGKELPKFTKEEVKLIKGSVDFIGINHYSTSYAIDCFHYSSECTSLYNRPIQGFVKTTGIRDGVLIGEQAGCEVFFVVPEGMELIVDYLRVRYPNISIYVTENGYAPPTSPNVAGLLQDFKRVEYLRTYMAALGRAIRKGANVKGYFAWSFMDNFEWADGYEPRYGLYYVDRTTQKRVPKLSAKWYAGFLANRELLSDS; encoded by the exons ATGAAAAAGGGCTTAGTAATTGGGATGTTTTTTCTCATACGCCTG GAAGATATTAAATTATTAGAAGATCTCGGGGTGGATACTTATCGATTTTCTATTTCATGGGCAAGAATACTACCAA GAGGAAGGTTTGGAAAGATCAACCCTGGTGGGGTCGCGTTCTACAACAAAATCATTGACAATCTACTACTCAAAG GAATTGAACCATTTGTTACGATTCACCATTTCGATTATCCACAAGAGCTTGAAGAAAGATATGGGGGTTGGCTTAGCCCTTTGATGCA GGATGATTTAGTACATTTTGCCAAGATATGTTTTGAAGAATTTGGTGATAGAGTAAAGCATTGGGTTACTATAAATGAGCCAAATATATTCACATATAATGCATATGTGAAAGGAACATTTCCACCGGGGCATTGTTCAGCCCCTTTTGGTAATTGTTCCGCCGGAAATTCAGATGTCGAACCTCTAATTGTTGTTCACAACATGTTATTAGCACATGCCAAAGCTGTTCATCTTTATCGTCACCAGTTTCAG CCTAAACAACATGGACGTATCGGGATTGTCGCATATACTGCATCTTATATACCGTATAGAGATGATAATTTTAGCCGCCAAGCCGTTGAGAGAGCTTATACTAATTTGGTGGCATG GATTTTGGACCCGGTGATATACGGAGAGTACCCTCCTCTAATGCGAAAATACCATGGAAAAGAGTTACCAAAGTTCACAAAAGAGGAAGTTAAATTGATAAAGGGAAGTGTGGACTTTATAGGAATAAACCATTACTCAACTTCGTATGCAATTGATTGCTTTCACTATTCTTCAGAATGCACTTCTCTATATAATCGTCCGATTCAAGGTTTTGTAAAGACAACAGGAATTCGTGATGGCGTTCTAATTGGAGAACAG GCAGGATGCGAAGTGTTTTTTGTGGTACCAGAAGGAATGGAATTAATAGTTGATTATCTTAGAGTGAGGTATCCTAATATCTCGATTTACGTAACCGAGAACG GGTACGCTCCACCAACTTCACCAAATGTGGCGGGCCTACTACAAGATTTCAAACGGGTCGAATACCTCCGAACATATATGGCAGCACTGGGTAGAGCTATAAG GAAAGGAGCCAATGTAAAAGGGTACTTTGCATGGAGTTTTATGGACAATTTTGAGTGGGCCGACGGTTACGAACCAAGATATGGGCTTTATTACGTGGACCGGACTACACAAAAACGGGTGCCCAAGCTATCTGCTAAGTGGTACGCTGGGTTTCTTGCGAACCGTGAGCTACTAAGTGATTCTTAA
- the LOC141656423 gene encoding beta-glucosidase 16-like isoform X2: MLVAKPFIVLLFLIFSPMLLVLASPYKTINEKSPISNEDDEGIIQRSMFPKDFVFGVATSAYQVEGAYLADEKGLSNWDVFSHTPGGRFGKINPGGVAFYNKIIDNLLLKGIEPFVTIHHFDYPQELEERYGGWLSPLMQDDLVHFAKICFEEFGDRVKHWVTINEPNIFTYNAYVKGTFPPGHCSAPFGNCSAGNSDVEPLIVVHNMLLAHAKAVHLYRHQFQPKQHGRIGIVAYTASYIPYRDDNFSRQAVERAYTNLVAWILDPVIYGEYPPLMRKYHGKELPKFTKEEVKLIKGSVDFIGINHYSTSYAIDCFHYSSECTSLYNRPIQGFVKTTGIRDGVLIGEQAGCEVFFVVPEGMELIVDYLRVRYPNISIYVTENGYAPPTSPNVAGLLQDFKRVEYLRTYMAALGRAIRKGANVKGYFAWSFMDNFEWADGYEPRYGLYYVDRTTQKRVPKLSAKWYAGFLANRELLSDS; this comes from the exons ATGTTGGTGGCCAAGCCATTTATTGTTTTGTTATTCTTGATATTTTCTCCTATGCTTTTAGTTTTGGCATCCCCTTACAAAACAATCAATGAAAAAAGTCCAATTAgcaatgaagatgatgaaggaattATCCAAAGATCAATGTTTCCTAAAGATTTCGTCTTTGGAGTCGCGACTTCAGCTTATCAG GTAGAAGGAGCTTATCTAGCGGATGAAAAAGGGCTTAGTAATTGGGATGTTTTTTCTCATACGCCTG GAGGAAGGTTTGGAAAGATCAACCCTGGTGGGGTCGCGTTCTACAACAAAATCATTGACAATCTACTACTCAAAG GAATTGAACCATTTGTTACGATTCACCATTTCGATTATCCACAAGAGCTTGAAGAAAGATATGGGGGTTGGCTTAGCCCTTTGATGCA GGATGATTTAGTACATTTTGCCAAGATATGTTTTGAAGAATTTGGTGATAGAGTAAAGCATTGGGTTACTATAAATGAGCCAAATATATTCACATATAATGCATATGTGAAAGGAACATTTCCACCGGGGCATTGTTCAGCCCCTTTTGGTAATTGTTCCGCCGGAAATTCAGATGTCGAACCTCTAATTGTTGTTCACAACATGTTATTAGCACATGCCAAAGCTGTTCATCTTTATCGTCACCAGTTTCAG CCTAAACAACATGGACGTATCGGGATTGTCGCATATACTGCATCTTATATACCGTATAGAGATGATAATTTTAGCCGCCAAGCCGTTGAGAGAGCTTATACTAATTTGGTGGCATG GATTTTGGACCCGGTGATATACGGAGAGTACCCTCCTCTAATGCGAAAATACCATGGAAAAGAGTTACCAAAGTTCACAAAAGAGGAAGTTAAATTGATAAAGGGAAGTGTGGACTTTATAGGAATAAACCATTACTCAACTTCGTATGCAATTGATTGCTTTCACTATTCTTCAGAATGCACTTCTCTATATAATCGTCCGATTCAAGGTTTTGTAAAGACAACAGGAATTCGTGATGGCGTTCTAATTGGAGAACAG GCAGGATGCGAAGTGTTTTTTGTGGTACCAGAAGGAATGGAATTAATAGTTGATTATCTTAGAGTGAGGTATCCTAATATCTCGATTTACGTAACCGAGAACG GGTACGCTCCACCAACTTCACCAAATGTGGCGGGCCTACTACAAGATTTCAAACGGGTCGAATACCTCCGAACATATATGGCAGCACTGGGTAGAGCTATAAG GAAAGGAGCCAATGTAAAAGGGTACTTTGCATGGAGTTTTATGGACAATTTTGAGTGGGCCGACGGTTACGAACCAAGATATGGGCTTTATTACGTGGACCGGACTACACAAAAACGGGTGCCCAAGCTATCTGCTAAGTGGTACGCTGGGTTTCTTGCGAACCGTGAGCTACTAAGTGATTCTTAA
- the LOC141656423 gene encoding beta-glucosidase 18-like isoform X1: MLVAKPFIVLLFLIFSPMLLVLASPYKTINEKSPISNEDDEGIIQRSMFPKDFVFGVATSAYQVEGAYLADEKGLSNWDVFSHTPGKIVNNENGDVADDHYHHYEEDIKLLEDLGVDTYRFSISWARILPRGRFGKINPGGVAFYNKIIDNLLLKGIEPFVTIHHFDYPQELEERYGGWLSPLMQDDLVHFAKICFEEFGDRVKHWVTINEPNIFTYNAYVKGTFPPGHCSAPFGNCSAGNSDVEPLIVVHNMLLAHAKAVHLYRHQFQPKQHGRIGIVAYTASYIPYRDDNFSRQAVERAYTNLVAWILDPVIYGEYPPLMRKYHGKELPKFTKEEVKLIKGSVDFIGINHYSTSYAIDCFHYSSECTSLYNRPIQGFVKTTGIRDGVLIGEQAGCEVFFVVPEGMELIVDYLRVRYPNISIYVTENGYAPPTSPNVAGLLQDFKRVEYLRTYMAALGRAIRKGANVKGYFAWSFMDNFEWADGYEPRYGLYYVDRTTQKRVPKLSAKWYAGFLANRELLSDS, translated from the exons ATGTTGGTGGCCAAGCCATTTATTGTTTTGTTATTCTTGATATTTTCTCCTATGCTTTTAGTTTTGGCATCCCCTTACAAAACAATCAATGAAAAAAGTCCAATTAgcaatgaagatgatgaaggaattATCCAAAGATCAATGTTTCCTAAAGATTTCGTCTTTGGAGTCGCGACTTCAGCTTATCAG GTAGAAGGAGCTTATCTAGCGGATGAAAAAGGGCTTAGTAATTGGGATGTTTTTTCTCATACGCCTG GCAAAATAGTGAACAATGAAAATGGAGATGTGGCTGATGATCACTACCACCATTACGAA GAAGATATTAAATTATTAGAAGATCTCGGGGTGGATACTTATCGATTTTCTATTTCATGGGCAAGAATACTACCAA GAGGAAGGTTTGGAAAGATCAACCCTGGTGGGGTCGCGTTCTACAACAAAATCATTGACAATCTACTACTCAAAG GAATTGAACCATTTGTTACGATTCACCATTTCGATTATCCACAAGAGCTTGAAGAAAGATATGGGGGTTGGCTTAGCCCTTTGATGCA GGATGATTTAGTACATTTTGCCAAGATATGTTTTGAAGAATTTGGTGATAGAGTAAAGCATTGGGTTACTATAAATGAGCCAAATATATTCACATATAATGCATATGTGAAAGGAACATTTCCACCGGGGCATTGTTCAGCCCCTTTTGGTAATTGTTCCGCCGGAAATTCAGATGTCGAACCTCTAATTGTTGTTCACAACATGTTATTAGCACATGCCAAAGCTGTTCATCTTTATCGTCACCAGTTTCAG CCTAAACAACATGGACGTATCGGGATTGTCGCATATACTGCATCTTATATACCGTATAGAGATGATAATTTTAGCCGCCAAGCCGTTGAGAGAGCTTATACTAATTTGGTGGCATG GATTTTGGACCCGGTGATATACGGAGAGTACCCTCCTCTAATGCGAAAATACCATGGAAAAGAGTTACCAAAGTTCACAAAAGAGGAAGTTAAATTGATAAAGGGAAGTGTGGACTTTATAGGAATAAACCATTACTCAACTTCGTATGCAATTGATTGCTTTCACTATTCTTCAGAATGCACTTCTCTATATAATCGTCCGATTCAAGGTTTTGTAAAGACAACAGGAATTCGTGATGGCGTTCTAATTGGAGAACAG GCAGGATGCGAAGTGTTTTTTGTGGTACCAGAAGGAATGGAATTAATAGTTGATTATCTTAGAGTGAGGTATCCTAATATCTCGATTTACGTAACCGAGAACG GGTACGCTCCACCAACTTCACCAAATGTGGCGGGCCTACTACAAGATTTCAAACGGGTCGAATACCTCCGAACATATATGGCAGCACTGGGTAGAGCTATAAG GAAAGGAGCCAATGTAAAAGGGTACTTTGCATGGAGTTTTATGGACAATTTTGAGTGGGCCGACGGTTACGAACCAAGATATGGGCTTTATTACGTGGACCGGACTACACAAAAACGGGTGCCCAAGCTATCTGCTAAGTGGTACGCTGGGTTTCTTGCGAACCGTGAGCTACTAAGTGATTCTTAA